One window of the Cryptomeria japonica chromosome 7, Sugi_1.0, whole genome shotgun sequence genome contains the following:
- the LOC131052424 gene encoding uncharacterized protein LOC131052424, which produces MSSEISSRCEALRKAGNEIYSQVRDGCYGPCVLRLKLDKAHKLYEEALKAAGHDKSEIASSYKNLAAVNCVWGKSEWQIYMKESEGSSEALQAIRAAKQRISKSLKFYLLASELGESGAKPKIWVTQVQETIADKIFGWVAEQLEANGVCFEPILVDLCAQLETGRSNTEKELATIFYMFHVSFIFNQGFKYITSEDEGEERRLEESGYKRCLNAIKECYLPLSKAEGIAYSTNDNDLIKKFQELKEQVLLAEFIFESTQARCQGDAILERALFEDEAVSKELV; this is translated from the coding sequence ATGAGTTCTGAGATAAGCAGCAGGTGCGAAGCCCTACGAAAGGCAGGAAATGAGATATATTCTCAAGTGCGCGATGGCTGTTATGGGCCTTGTGTGTTGAGGCTCAAACTGGACAAAGCTCATAAGCTATACGAAGAAGCTCTTAAAGCAGCAGGCCACGATAAGAGCGAAATAGCATCGAGTTATAAAAATCTGGCAGCAGTAAATTGTGTTTGGGGAAAATCAGAATGGCAAATATACATGAAAGAGTCTGAAGGAAGTAGCGAAGCTTTGCAGGCAATCAGGGCCGCCAAACAGCGAATATCAAAGTCCCTTAAATTTTATTTACTGGCTTCTGAATTGGGGGAATCTGGTGCTAAACCGAAAATATGGGTAACACAGGTACAAGAGACTATAGCTGATAAAATCTTTGGGTGGGTAGCTGAACAGCTTGAGGCTAATGGTGTATGCTTTGAGCCCATACTAGTCGATCTGTGTGCACAGTTAGAAACTGGCAGATCCAACACGGAAAAAGAGTTAGCAACTATTTTTTATATGTTTCATGTCTCATTCATCTTTAATCAGGGCTTCAAATACATCAccagcgaagatgaaggagaagaaagaagacTTGAAGAAAGTGGTTACAAACGCTGCTTGAATGCAATCAAGGAGTGTTATCTGCCATTAAGTAAGGCAGAGGGTATTGCCTATTCCACAAATGATaatgatttgataaaaaaatttcagGAGCTGAAGGAACAGGTGTTGCTAGCTGAATTTATATTTGAATCTACACAAGCCCGTTGTCAAGGAGATGCAATTCTTGAGAGGGCTTTATTTGAGGATGAAGCAGTGAGCAAGGAACTAGTGTAG